The Lonchura striata isolate bLonStr1 chromosome 5, bLonStr1.mat, whole genome shotgun sequence genome window below encodes:
- the KICS2 gene encoding KICSTOR subunit 2 isoform X1 → MGESIPLGAPVPVEQAVLETFFSHLGIFSYDKAKDNVEKEREANKSAGSSWLALLAGLAHLAAAEKAYHSMTFLGQKLGGQSFFSRKDSIRTIYTSLHNELKKVVATGHNALGGTAPHLEELLSHLSEQLCFFVQARMEIADFYEKMYTLSTQKFINSEELVNILESILKKYSSRFHHPILSPLESSFQLEVDVLAHLLKAQAQISEWKFLPSLVNLHSAHTKLQTWGQIFEKQRETKKHLFGGQSQKAVQPPHLFLWLMKLKNILLAKFSFYFHEALSRQTTASEMKTLTAKTNPDYFGKISSFIRKYDAVNVSLIFDNRGSESFQGHGYHHPHSYREAPKGVDQYPAVVSLPSDRPVMHWPNVIMIMTDRTSDLNSLEKVVHFYDDKVQSTYFLTRPEPHFTIVVIFESKKSERDYHFISFLNEISHSLKNSKAFASLKPGSKG, encoded by the exons ATGGGGGAGTCGATCCCGCTGGGAGCGCCGGTGCCGGTGGAGCAGGCCGTGCTGGAGACCTTCTTCTCCCACCTGGGCATCTTCTCCTACGACAAGGCCAAGGACAATGTGGAGAAGGAGCGGGAGGCCAACAAGAGCGCGGGGTCCAGCTGGCTGGCGCTGCTGGCCGGGCTGGCGCACCTGGCGGCGGCCGAGAAGGCCTATCACAGCATGACCTTCCTGGGACAGAAGCTAG GTGGTCAGTCATTCTTCAGCCGAAAGGACTCCATCCGAACCATCTACACATCTCTGCATAATGAGCTGAAGAAGGTGGTGGCGACGGGTCACAATGCACTAGGAGGAACAGCTCCTCACTTGGAAGAGCTGCTTTCTCACCTGTCTGAACAGCTCTGTTTTTTTGTTCAGGCTCGGATGGAAATTGCTGACTTCTATGAAAAAATGTACACGCTCAGCACCCAAAAGTTCATTAACTCTGAGGAACTGGTAAACATTTTGGAATCCATCTTAAAGAAATACAGTTCAAG ATTTCATCATCCAATCCTCAGTCCACTTGAAAGCAGTTTCCAGCTGGAGGTAGATGTGCTTGCACACCTCTTAAAGGCTCAGGCTCAGATCTCAGAGTGGAAGTTCCTTCCATCCCTGGTCAATTTGCACAGTGCTCACACAAAGCTACAGACTTGGGGCCAAATTTTTGAGAAACAGCGGGAGACGAAGAAGCACCTGTTTGGAGGGCAGTCTCAGAAGGCTGTGCAACCTCCACACCTCTTCCTCTGGCTGATGAAGCTCAAAAACATTCTCCTTGCCAAGTTTAGCTTTTACTTTCATGAGGCCCTTAGTCGACAGACAACAGCATCTGAAATGAAAACTTTGACTGCTAAAACAAATCCTGATTACTTTGGGAAAATTTCCAGCTTCATCCGGAAGTATGATGCTGTCAATGTTTCCTTAATTTTTGACAATCGTGGATCAGAGAGTTTTCAGGGACATGGTTATCATCATCCCCATTCATACAGGGAAGCCCCCAAAGGAGTGGATCAGTATCCTGCAGTGGTGtctctgcccagtgacaggCCGGTTATGCACTGGCCCAATGTGATCATGATTATGACTGATAGAACCTCTGACCTCAACAGTTTGGAGAAGGTTGTTCACTTCTACGATGACAAAGTCCAAAGCACCTACTTTCTGACTCGCCCCGAACCTCACTTCACCATTGTAGTTATTTTTGAGTCCAAGAAGTCAGAAAGGGACtatcattttatttcttttctcaaTGAAATTTCACATTCCCTTAAGAACTCCAAAGCTTTTGCAAGCTTGAAACCTGGATCCAAAGGGTGA
- the KICS2 gene encoding KICSTOR subunit 2 isoform X2: MGESIPLGAPVPVEQAVLETFFSHLGIFSYDKAKDNVEKEREANKSAGSSWLALLAGLAHLAAAEKAYHSMTFLGQKLGGQSFFSRKDSIRTIYTSLHNELKKLCFFVQARMEIADFYEKMYTLSTQKFINSEELVNILESILKKYSSRFHHPILSPLESSFQLEVDVLAHLLKAQAQISEWKFLPSLVNLHSAHTKLQTWGQIFEKQRETKKHLFGGQSQKAVQPPHLFLWLMKLKNILLAKFSFYFHEALSRQTTASEMKTLTAKTNPDYFGKISSFIRKYDAVNVSLIFDNRGSESFQGHGYHHPHSYREAPKGVDQYPAVVSLPSDRPVMHWPNVIMIMTDRTSDLNSLEKVVHFYDDKVQSTYFLTRPEPHFTIVVIFESKKSERDYHFISFLNEISHSLKNSKAFASLKPGSKG, translated from the exons ATGGGGGAGTCGATCCCGCTGGGAGCGCCGGTGCCGGTGGAGCAGGCCGTGCTGGAGACCTTCTTCTCCCACCTGGGCATCTTCTCCTACGACAAGGCCAAGGACAATGTGGAGAAGGAGCGGGAGGCCAACAAGAGCGCGGGGTCCAGCTGGCTGGCGCTGCTGGCCGGGCTGGCGCACCTGGCGGCGGCCGAGAAGGCCTATCACAGCATGACCTTCCTGGGACAGAAGCTAG GTGGTCAGTCATTCTTCAGCCGAAAGGACTCCATCCGAACCATCTACACATCTCTGCATAATGAGCTGAAGAAG CTCTGTTTTTTTGTTCAGGCTCGGATGGAAATTGCTGACTTCTATGAAAAAATGTACACGCTCAGCACCCAAAAGTTCATTAACTCTGAGGAACTGGTAAACATTTTGGAATCCATCTTAAAGAAATACAGTTCAAG ATTTCATCATCCAATCCTCAGTCCACTTGAAAGCAGTTTCCAGCTGGAGGTAGATGTGCTTGCACACCTCTTAAAGGCTCAGGCTCAGATCTCAGAGTGGAAGTTCCTTCCATCCCTGGTCAATTTGCACAGTGCTCACACAAAGCTACAGACTTGGGGCCAAATTTTTGAGAAACAGCGGGAGACGAAGAAGCACCTGTTTGGAGGGCAGTCTCAGAAGGCTGTGCAACCTCCACACCTCTTCCTCTGGCTGATGAAGCTCAAAAACATTCTCCTTGCCAAGTTTAGCTTTTACTTTCATGAGGCCCTTAGTCGACAGACAACAGCATCTGAAATGAAAACTTTGACTGCTAAAACAAATCCTGATTACTTTGGGAAAATTTCCAGCTTCATCCGGAAGTATGATGCTGTCAATGTTTCCTTAATTTTTGACAATCGTGGATCAGAGAGTTTTCAGGGACATGGTTATCATCATCCCCATTCATACAGGGAAGCCCCCAAAGGAGTGGATCAGTATCCTGCAGTGGTGtctctgcccagtgacaggCCGGTTATGCACTGGCCCAATGTGATCATGATTATGACTGATAGAACCTCTGACCTCAACAGTTTGGAGAAGGTTGTTCACTTCTACGATGACAAAGTCCAAAGCACCTACTTTCTGACTCGCCCCGAACCTCACTTCACCATTGTAGTTATTTTTGAGTCCAAGAAGTCAGAAAGGGACtatcattttatttcttttctcaaTGAAATTTCACATTCCCTTAAGAACTCCAAAGCTTTTGCAAGCTTGAAACCTGGATCCAAAGGGTGA
- the RPL18A gene encoding large ribosomal subunit protein eL20, which produces MKASGTLREYKVVGRCLPTPKCTTPPLYRMRIFAPNHVVAKSRFWYFVSQLKKMKKSSGEIVYCGQVYEKSPLRVKNFGIWLRYDSRSGTHNMYREYRDLTTAGAVTQCYRDMGARHRARAHSIQIMKVEEIAASKCRRPAVKQFHDSKIKFPLPHRVLRRQHKPRFTTKRPNTFY; this is translated from the exons ATGAAGGCGTCGGGCACC ctgCGGGAGTACAAGGTGGTCGGGCGCTGCTTGCCCACGCCGAAATGCACGACTCCTCCTCTGTACCGGATGCGGATCTTCGCTCCGAACCATGTCGTCGCCAAGTCCCGGTTCTGGTACTTCGTCTCTCAgctgaagaagatgaagaagtcTTCTGGAGAGATTGTGTACTGTGGACAG GTGTATGAGAAGTCCCCTCTGCGGGTAAAAAACTTTGGTATTTGGTTGCGCTATGATTCTCGTAGCGGAACCCACAACATGTACAGGGAGTACAGAGATTTGACCACTGCAGGTGCTGTCACTCAGTGCT ACCGTGATATGGGAGCCCGTCATCGTGCCCGTGCTCACTCTATCCAGATCATGAAGGTTGAGGAAATTGCTGCCAGCAAGTGCCGCAGACCAGCAGTCAAGCAGTTCCAT GATTCTAAAATCAAGTTCCCGCTGCCACACAGAGTTCTGCGTCGCCAGCACAAACCACGCTTCACCACCAAGAGACCAAATACTTTCTATTAA